A stretch of Salvelinus alpinus chromosome 4, SLU_Salpinus.1, whole genome shotgun sequence DNA encodes these proteins:
- the LOC139572759 gene encoding tuftelin-like isoform X2, giving the protein MNGVTRSLCTFEDIRADERTADGCRRLRLTLHQQNQAGRITEQPRSKPIGRAFALVQPTSDRPALKPEPIKSSEEKAEKVEVIKVYLEDRRQEQQRHQQSLKMLSDEVSQIQEVRYCLKTLREQMATKNKGQHKFLASGYRVSTPSNQNISSSSKGGAKDDGQGGEDEVERAKMREVSKRLYAQLQEAEKKHQEERERLQAEGVDLRQRLGEQEDKLKGVEESSERKDQRIEELQRLLGGMTQESQALRDTLRNREEELRELRKIREEGKNEEQRSEQLEKELAILKEKIHHLDDMLKSQQRKVRHMIEQLQNSRMVIQERDRVIRDLEEKVAFLEAENREMHDQMDYFLGGERSNSHLSSDRHTQIVYSKPLKPTNSSNKPLPFIKIIETKS; this is encoded by the exons GATGGGTGCAGGAGACTGAGGCTGACTCTCCACCAGCAGAACCAGGCCGGGAGGATCACAGAACAACCCAGGAGCAAG CCAATCGGACGAGCGTTTGCTCTGGTGCAGCCAACCAGTGATAGGCCTGCTCTGAAGCCTGAACCAATCAAATCCTCTGAGGAGAAGGCTGAAAAGGTTGAGGTCATCAAG GTGTATCTGGAGGATCGTAGACAGGAGCAGCAGAGACACCAGCAGAGCCTCAAGATGTTGTCAGATGAAGTCTCCCAGATACAGGAG GTGAGATACTGTCTGAAGACCCTGAGGGAACAGATGGCAACCAAGAACAAAGGACAACACAAG TTTCTTGCTAGTGGCTACAGAGTCAGCACTCCCTCCAATCAGAACATCTCTTCTTCCTCAAAGGGAGGAGCTAAAGATGATGGGCAG GGAGGGGAGGATGAGGTGGAGAGGGCGAAGATGAGGGAGGTCAGTAAACGTCTGTATGCTCAGCTACAGGAGGCCGAGAAGAAAcaccaggaggagagagagagactgcag GCTGAGGGTGTGGATCTGCGCCAGCGTCTGGGGGAGCAGGAGGACAAGCTGAAGGGGGTGGAGGAGAGTAGTGAGAGGAAGGACCAGAGGATTGAGGAGCTCCAGAGGCTGCTGGGAGGCATGACGCAGGAGAGCCAAGCCCTAcgagacacactgaggaacagagaggaggaacTCAGAGAATTACGCAAGATCAGAGAGGAGGGCAAGAACGAGGagcagag GTCAGAGCAGTTGGAGAAGGAGCTGGCCATTCTGAAGGAGAAGATCCATCATCTAGATGACATGCTGAAGAGCCAGCAGAGGAAAGTCAGACACATGATCGAACAG CTGCAGAACTCTCGTATGGTGATCCAGGAGAGGGACCGTGTTATCAGAGATCTGGAGGAGAAGGTGGCTTTCCTGGAGGCAGAG aaccGGGAGATGCATGATCAGATGGACTACTTCCTGGGAGGTGAAAGGTCAAACTCGCACCTCTCATCAGACCGCCACACCCAGATTGTCTACAG taAGCCTTTGAAGCCCACCAACTCGTCCAACAAGCCTCTTCCCTTCATCAAAATCATTGAGACCAAGTCCTGA
- the LOC139572759 gene encoding tuftelin-like isoform X1, giving the protein MNGVTRSLCTFEDIRADERTADGCRRLRLTLHQQNQAGRITEQPRSKPIGRAFALVQPTSDRPALKPEPIKSSEEKAEKVEVIKVYLEDRRQEQQRHQQSLKMLSDEVSQIQEVRYCLKTLREQMATKNKGQHKFLASGYRVSTPSNQNISSSSKGGAKDDGQVRGFSHALYTQGGEDEVERAKMREVSKRLYAQLQEAEKKHQEERERLQAEGVDLRQRLGEQEDKLKGVEESSERKDQRIEELQRLLGGMTQESQALRDTLRNREEELRELRKIREEGKNEEQRSEQLEKELAILKEKIHHLDDMLKSQQRKVRHMIEQLQNSRMVIQERDRVIRDLEEKVAFLEAENREMHDQMDYFLGGERSNSHLSSDRHTQIVYSKPLKPTNSSNKPLPFIKIIETKS; this is encoded by the exons GATGGGTGCAGGAGACTGAGGCTGACTCTCCACCAGCAGAACCAGGCCGGGAGGATCACAGAACAACCCAGGAGCAAG CCAATCGGACGAGCGTTTGCTCTGGTGCAGCCAACCAGTGATAGGCCTGCTCTGAAGCCTGAACCAATCAAATCCTCTGAGGAGAAGGCTGAAAAGGTTGAGGTCATCAAG GTGTATCTGGAGGATCGTAGACAGGAGCAGCAGAGACACCAGCAGAGCCTCAAGATGTTGTCAGATGAAGTCTCCCAGATACAGGAG GTGAGATACTGTCTGAAGACCCTGAGGGAACAGATGGCAACCAAGAACAAAGGACAACACAAG TTTCTTGCTAGTGGCTACAGAGTCAGCACTCCCTCCAATCAGAACATCTCTTCTTCCTCAAAGGGAGGAGCTAAAGATGATGGGCAGGTGAGGGGCTTTTCACATGCCCTATACACAcag GGAGGGGAGGATGAGGTGGAGAGGGCGAAGATGAGGGAGGTCAGTAAACGTCTGTATGCTCAGCTACAGGAGGCCGAGAAGAAAcaccaggaggagagagagagactgcag GCTGAGGGTGTGGATCTGCGCCAGCGTCTGGGGGAGCAGGAGGACAAGCTGAAGGGGGTGGAGGAGAGTAGTGAGAGGAAGGACCAGAGGATTGAGGAGCTCCAGAGGCTGCTGGGAGGCATGACGCAGGAGAGCCAAGCCCTAcgagacacactgaggaacagagaggaggaacTCAGAGAATTACGCAAGATCAGAGAGGAGGGCAAGAACGAGGagcagag GTCAGAGCAGTTGGAGAAGGAGCTGGCCATTCTGAAGGAGAAGATCCATCATCTAGATGACATGCTGAAGAGCCAGCAGAGGAAAGTCAGACACATGATCGAACAG CTGCAGAACTCTCGTATGGTGATCCAGGAGAGGGACCGTGTTATCAGAGATCTGGAGGAGAAGGTGGCTTTCCTGGAGGCAGAG aaccGGGAGATGCATGATCAGATGGACTACTTCCTGGGAGGTGAAAGGTCAAACTCGCACCTCTCATCAGACCGCCACACCCAGATTGTCTACAG taAGCCTTTGAAGCCCACCAACTCGTCCAACAAGCCTCTTCCCTTCATCAAAATCATTGAGACCAAGTCCTGA